In the Pocillopora verrucosa isolate sample1 chromosome 4, ASM3666991v2, whole genome shotgun sequence genome, CTTTTGATCAAAATTGATGGATGGTTGTGGCGCAGCTTGCACACCCTGTCCATCTACTTTCTTCTCCATGGCAACCACATTTGAAGACAGAGTTTCTTCCTGAGAGTGCAGATCAACCTCTGTTTCTCTAATGTACCCTGGAGACTCCTCTTTTGACATTGTTTCTGAGAGTAATTCATGCTTATTGTTTTGATGACAATGATACTCATTTCCCTCTGCAATAACTGCTTCACCAGTCACACTGAAAAAGTCTTGCTGTGTTATAATTACCTGATTTTCATCCAAGCctggagaaaatttttttatttctatttcagatTGTTCATCAAGATCACTGCCAACAACAACTGTATTATCCTCTGGATCAGTTCCTTGAAGAGCCAAAGAGGCATCAAGATGATCACTGGATGTACATGCATTCTCAGAATGTTTATCACCTCTACCTGCGTCTAACTGCACCACTTTAATGTCTTTGACATCAGTTCCTTTCATTACTTCTGATACCAGAGAATGTTCAGTGGAAGAATTTTCTTGATTGATGTTCTCAGCTTCATACTCTCTCAAATGACCACTATCCCTGGTTTCACTCATGACAAGATCAACTGGTGCAATGACCTGAGAGGAAATTTCACTTCTGTCAGGTGAATCACTCTTACTCTCAGATGAAACAGTGGAATCCTCATTATCAAGAGTTTCCACCTCTGTATCACTGATTTCCAAGTCTTGCCTCTCAATTGACTCAGTTTTAACCTTCATATCAAGAGGTATTGAGCCTTCCAAAGCAACATGGTCACTTTCTATATGGACATGTTCATTGGGATCTGAAGTTTCAAAGTGTTCCTGGTCTATCATAAAGCTTTCCTTGCTTTCTACTGAAGAATCAGTCATAGGTTCTTGAATATCAGATAGCTCTCCATTACACAAACCCTTGCTTTCAGCTGGTGACATTTCTGAAGGGCTGGTCTCTGGTAAGAAATATTCACTCTCTGTGATGATCTTATCAGAAGTATCCTCTTGTTGAGTGGTTCCTTTTTCTACGGGGATGACACCACCCacttattaaagaaaaaaaaagagcaaatatGTACTAGAAtccttcaaaaaatttttaagataatAAATTTCTACAAAAGTCATATTGTTATATAATAACACAAGTTATTGCCTTGATTCATTAGGAATCAAGTTCTCACTGGTGTGTTGGTTCCCAAGGAATTATGTTTCAcagtaagttttatttttctaaataatATCTCCTCACATTTTAGGGCAATGGTTCCAATAAATCAACTAGAGGACCATCAGTTATAATTACTACGACAATTCAAAAAATATCTTCAGATATTATGAATATGGTATAAAAACTGAGGATAAATAAGTGCTCTGAGATTGAACCAACTTCTTAGTAGTAAATATTTGAGACCTGAAGAATTTTGCTATCTTAAAGacaattatattaaaaaaaaaattaccttgaaTGACCGTCACTAAATTGTCATTGTCACTTGTAATAATCTCATTTCCATGGCAAGATACCACATTCACAATCCCCACAGCCTCTGCAGTTACATCAGCTCTTTTGGTTTCTTCAGTCCCAGAGAATGGTTTCTCTACTGAActaaaatttttgctttcatcTAGATCTTTCACTTTACTGGACCCTTCCCTGAGAGTATCTTGACATTTTGATTCATCTTCTCCCTTGTCATTTGAGTGATCTAAAGGATTTGAAATAGTTCCAGTTTCCAGCTCCTCCATTTTCTTACTAACAGAAGCACTTGCTTGATCTTGTTGGAATACTTCCTCTGTCTTATTCGAGTCAAGGGCATCCACCTTGACAGGAATTGATGATTCAGTACCAGGTTTGAATGGTTCCAAGGAAGGTAATGATTCATTGTTATTACCATGTGATTCATATGATAAACCATGTGATGAAATCTCTGAGTCCTGACTGATTTCACCAACCAAGACTTCATTTCCAGCAATTTCATGCTCCAATTCCACATCTGCAGCATTCTTTTCTTCACTTGGTACAGCAGGATCACCATTTTGAATATTCTCTAGAGATAATCATAAAGATTTCGAGTAATCAGCAGGTAGAATTAaacattttatgaaatattaatgAAGGGATCAAGTCTTAAAAGTGAGAGGCGTTtctaaattttcatcaaatagaaaaGAATTAGTAATATAACAATGCCAAATCACCGCATCAATATCAACGAGGTGGAAAAATTAAATAGAAGCGTAACCTGCGTAGTAGATTCTCGAATATCAAATCTCAGGCGTATGAAGCAATACAACTAATTTGGCGCATGTTTAATTGTTTAATGAACAcgcaaatttttgaaattaatactAGTATCAACATCAGAACAAAACCACCGGAAACATCACGAGATACCTGTACTTAATAGTTCAAATTGTTGGAGGGTGAAATATCAGCCATGAATTTGTAGGTTAGCGTGGCACGTGTGGCTATATAATtattcagacatggtttgatgctactctggtttacagatttaatgaatgcaaccgaagaagttacaattcatagacccaatgtttcgacactactgtctagtgccttcatcaggggaCTTTAAATATAACTTTAATATATTATATCATTATTGTTTCATAGGattgtcaaaataaattgataCGTGGTGTCACATCAACTTAATAATTGATGTTATGATAAACTTTCTACTTACCTATCATCGACGAGTCCGGCAAAAATACGGGAGACAAGAAACCGTCGGCAAATTCTAAAACACCAGCAAATTCACCCTTCCCAGTGAAAATTACGGCCCCAATTGGAAATGCCCCTTCATTAAATCCTATCGCTGATCCAGCAAAGTCCTGTATGCTGAAGAGTCTCGTCTGCGGCCCCCAAACAAGTTTAAAAGTTTGGGTCGAAAATGGAGAGTTTGTTGACTCATTAAATAGATCTCGGACGACGTGACAGTACAGGCCTTCGTCAAGAACAAGTTCTTGTCGAGATTTACTGAAGAAATCAGCGCATTCTAATGGACGATATGTTTGCAGACTCCCTTTCTTCACCATTTTCTTAAGAAACCCGCGCTTATCTAGTGGTTCAACAGAGATAAAACTAAGAGAGTGACCTCGATCAAGATCATTATCAAAGATGCATCCTGGAAGATCTTTGCAAACTTCGGCCATTTGCTTCAACTCAAAGGTTTCCAGCCCTCGTTTATCCTTATTTAAAAATTCGGCGATAAACATCTTGTCCGTCGCCAGGTCTTCCCGACTCAGCACGACACTTGGGGTAACAATAAAGTAATTGCATTTCCAACCCCACGAAGTTGCGAGTCTTTCACTATGTACAACACAACCGCTTCCCTTTAGTACAAGTCCCTGGTTCCCAGGAAGCTTTTCTTTGATTCGACAAACGGCAAACTCTGCTTTGTTCATACCTGTTGAGAGCCGAGCAAAGTTTGAGAGCAATTAACGACGCAATTAAAGATGTAAACAAACCACTGGTATTCTTCCCCACTGTTCGAGCACCTTCGTGGAAGCCATTTTTAATAATGCCCCTCCTTCTTACCCAGGCTTTTGCGATCAACATTTGTTGTTAGTCCTCTCACTTTCGCACCCCTCCCTAAACGTCATTGGCCTTGACAGAACCACTTGGCatatgtttttaaaagaaatgtgttGCTGTGTCGGTGGGGGGTATTACAAGctcatttggttttatcaactgagttgataatgaaaattggccaccgttaagagtttctgaagctactatttcgagcgttagcccaaCTTAAGGTAGTCTCTCGTAAACCACGGTCTGTGCGCACTTAGCGACCGGTCATTCTTTGTTGCCTGGTTAGCGGGagtaagggggaggggggggggttggaggATTTTTGTTATGTCACTACTAAATTTACTTGATCTCCCCATAAGGCACAGtgatattcttatgatcccctCATTGGCAGGTAATCGGTAGAAATTTTTCGATAGACCCCCTTAGTACTCttttggcgacgactgatttcccccccccccctcacttTCCATTAAAAACAATGTGATCCCTGCAAAAACAAATCCTCCGCCGTTCCCTGCTTCCACAAGTGATGAGTAATGAGTGGTCACTTActagatttcaaagaaaataaatacaataagAGGACGTCATGAACGTACATTGCATTTATCGCTAAAATTGTGGCTCAAATTAGTGAACTAGCCGATACATGACAGAAAACTAATTCGCCGATCAATTCCAAGCCTTAACTTCCCCCCGTCCTTCAACTTTTCCTGGGAGGGGCTGGGCATTTGAACAGTAAGTGTCAAGTCTTCCTAGCGTAATACACCTGCTTTAACAAAGGTGTTTGAAGGTAGAGAGTTTGCTTTGTTGAGCGAAACTGTAAGAGAGACATTCTTAACATTGTAGAAGGCTTACAAGCGAACTTTGAGAAAGTTCAATCATTGTGTCAACTTACATAAATAAGGTATTTTTGGAATCGTTGGACATTATCAAGAAGTTTGATGAAACCTTGTGTGAAAAATTTTGACTGTTGGGAATTTAATTCATTAAAGACCTTGCACTACTAGCTGTTAGATATAGAACCCTCCAAGAAAAGGCGAACAAATATGTATGCAAACAATTACACGTTGGGCATTCATAATGGAGTGTACAAAATTTGGCTGTAggtggaaaaataaaacaaatcaatcTGTCTAACTTTGTCACCAATaagcgtgaaaaaaaatttaaaaaaaatttttcttttgttttttaagtccaCTCTTTGACATTAAATGTGATAGTTTTGGACGGCTTTGGTCTTGAGGTTTCTGTCAAAGCAGTTGGCGAATGGCCTAGTTTGACATGATAAGGGGATTTttaaaaggagagaataaaaCACTCGTTCGTCAGACTGTTCGCCAACAAAAGCTAAGTGAAGGATACAAACAGGTGCAATCTTTAAAATCCACTTACCGCGTTCTTGTTCCAATCGTTCTTCAGAAATCAACGACAAAGAATTTGTTAGTGAGTTTTGCAAGGGATTTTTCGTATATTAATTTTCAGAAACCTTcagcatttttttgtttgtttctctctaCCAAAGGCTTTCCGTAGCCTGTATCCACCTTAGTTAGCTTTTTCGGAGCTAGCTTGGCCGATAACGTTCATGAGTCTAGATAAACGGGCCAACACTCTTGGTTGATTCATTCAGCAACAAAAACTGaacgagaaaaacaaacaaataataagTTAACAATTGTAACGAcaacgaaaagagaaaaataggaAACATTTTCACAACCAAGGTAGAAAGAAAAGCGACTTCTGCTAGCTAGTTTTCAAAACCGACGTCAGCAAGATACTACGCACCCCGACACCGGTCCATCTCGGGACGGCGCCCACCCGGATTATCAGGCCACACGATAATTGTGGCATTACACAAGGTTTCGCAAAAGGTgaggaggagaaaaaaaacctcaattcTGTCAGCCGGTTGATCAGCTTTTATATAAGGTGAATTGGCCAATTGTCATGTATACATACAGTTTGATTTATGGAATACTTTTCTACATCCCAGAGGGACAAGACCAGACACTTTAAACCTTCCAAGATTCTACTGCCCAGAGGGACAAGACGAGAACTTTGATTTACCCTTTACAGTCTTAAAACCATGAGACAtaaatgaaactgtttctttttcaataatgtCAGCCGACTGTAACTAACTTGCAAATTATGTTAATTATATTTACAGGAATAATCTTCCATGTTGGAATAGCTGACAATTTTCGAAAATCACCTGACTCAGAAACTTGTCCCTAGCAATCCTCTGTTGTACCTCTTGCCATTACAATTTAGGAACAACTACTTTCCATGCCGTTCTATCCTGTCTCTACACTTCTGACTACtgtatcttgttccttctcaAAAAACACCACAGTTTGATGATTTTAAGAGGGTTTGTTCCCATCCACATTAAGGTGTCAAGTCCTCCTCCATCCCCAAACCCTTCCTGGCCTCAATTTTCCTGGGCTACAGCCCCTTTTTTTGCTCCTTCA is a window encoding:
- the LOC131792040 gene encoding uncharacterized protein; protein product: MNKAEFAVCRIKEKLPGNQGLVLKGSGCVVHSERLATSWGWKCNYFIVTPSVVLSREDLATDKMFIAEFLNKDKRGLETFELKQMAEVCKDLPGCIFDNDLDRGHSLSFISVEPLDKRGFLKKMVKKGSLQTYRPLECADFFSKSRQELVLDEGLYCHVVRDLFNESTNSPFSTQTFKLVWGPQTRLFSIQDFAGSAIGFNEGAFPIGAVIFTGKGEFAGVLEFADGFLSPVFLPDSSMIENIQNGDPAVPSEEKNAADVELEHEIAGNEVLVGEISQDSEISSHGLSYESHGNNNESLPSLEPFKPGTESSIPVKVDALDSNKTEEVFQQDQASASVSKKMEELETGTISNPLDHSNDKGEDESKCQDTLREGSSKVKDLDESKNFSSVEKPFSGTEETKRADVTAEAVGIVNVVSCHGNEIITSDNDNLVTVIQVGGVIPVEKGTTQQEDTSDKIITESEYFLPETSPSEMSPAESKGLCNGELSDIQEPMTDSSVESKESFMIDQEHFETSDPNEHVHIESDHVALEGSIPLDMKVKTESIERQDLEISDTEVETLDNEDSTVSSESKSDSPDRSEISSQVIAPVDLVMSETRDSGHLREYEAENINQENSSTEHSLVSEVMKGTDVKDIKVVQLDAGRGDKHSENACTSSDHLDASLALQGTDPEDNTVVVGSDLDEQSEIEIKKFSPGLDENQVIITQQDFFSVTGEAVIAEGNEYHCHQNNKHELLSETMSKEESPGYIRETEVDLHSQEETLSSNVVAMEKKVDGQGVQAAPQPSINFDQKEGEDESVENSLGEVAVLQRVDADSLLTETITNNPLILGDLGKCLDTEYQYGKVPCWRDLAKLLGVPPEAYEHCGTFSATSPTEDLFVFLTATKPQLTIDDVKEALKEIGRCDVAHYLDRKIAAGLISQESVVASLVEKDDTGILGHMALKLDMKSRKDWKGLALQLNVPHRVLRNLGSHQKHNSSLMLLKYIPIFDPEMTLAHLKNCLISIGRQDVGLIFDKGGIPGDELVKNILDGSELLDQITDLLNEDPPHPHWRHLAKELKIPQEKCKIFEPTEDVNSPTKLLFKSIERCEPDLTFEELVLALVAMKRQDVLDVLLTYFSSDDVDQILEENNLLEPLEDIPEEIES